The following proteins are encoded in a genomic region of Ostrea edulis chromosome 7, xbOstEdul1.1, whole genome shotgun sequence:
- the LOC125654155 gene encoding protein lin-41-like, with translation MDPSTSGLDVTQCDLCESAVVQMHCDTCLVKLCKACVGEHLSTGHSKPHKIIDLKDRASNLIFPGCTTHYDSLCESFCRDCKIPVCLLCVISGNTHKDHQLSLIADIFSSMKLVIQKDQKELEEIIIPTHRNITSYMQIRMSQLEKEYGYVSDSVTKHGKKWHREINKLVDKMKAEVEEMKAAHLEALTKHQEEFSQRTMKLQETLQTCKNTLASNDTSLVLTHTLLNEEYRRLPPKLTASFPAFKAQKISAENLTELFGMLTKLSFTSDEQGYFMKKAEKSPEAVPLPPVRSLLDEPEIVTIIDTGYKYLYDVQVCQSNEEIWTKGKDSLLKLFKIHPVSLLRSVRTESGNTPEEIALTYDGDLVYSDYDERTVNIVKNEQIEEVIRLESWRPVSICHTSSGDLLVTMDSDDNKHTKLVHYSDFAEKQTIQFDDESKPLYSPGFYLHISENRNLDICAADGSGAVVVVNSAGKLRFRYTGHAPAPKNESFYPVGIATNSQGHILTSDYDNQCIHITDEDGHFLRFIDCGLSYPWGLSTDSNDNLFVADSKKKSGKIIKYRYLQ, from the coding sequence ATGGATCCCTCCACAAGTGGCCTGGATGTAACACAGTGTGACCTGTGTGAGAGTGCTGTAGTACAAATGCACTGTGATACATGCCTTGTCAAGCTGTGCAAGGCTTGTGTGGGTGAACACCTTTCTACTGGTCACTCAAAACCTCACAAAATCATCGACCTCAAGGACAGAGCTTCTAATCTTATTTTCCCAGGATGCACCACACATTATGACAGCCTGTGCGAATCCTTCTGCAGGGACTGTAAAATTCCTGTCTGCTTGCTGTGTGTTATCTCTGGCAATACACACAAAGATCACCAGCTCTCTTTGATAGCAGACATATTCAGTTCCATGAAGCTTGTCATTCAGAAAGACCAAAAGGAACTTGAGGAAATTATCATCCCCACCCACAGAAACATTACATCTTACATGCAAATCCGAATGAGTCAATTAGAAAAGGAATATGGGTATGTCTCTGATTCAGTAACAAAACATGGGAAGAAGTGGCACCGAGAAATCAATAAACTTGTCGACAAAATGAAAGCTGAAGTTGAGGAAATGAAAGCTGCACATTTAGAAGCTCTCACAAAACATCAAGAGGAATTCAGTCAAAGAACAATGAAACTTCAGGAGACATTACAAACATGTAAGAACACACTAGCCTCCAATGACACTTCCCTTGTCTTGACTCATACATTGCTCAATGAAGAATACAGACGTCTCCCTCCAAAACTCACTGCATCTTTTCCAGCCTTCAAGGCACAAAAGATTTCAGCTGAAAACCTCACAGAATTATTTGGAATGTTGACAAAACTTTCCTTTACATCAGATGAGCAAGGGTACTTCATGAAAAAAGCAGAGAAATCCCCAGAAGCTGTTCCCCTTCCTCCAGTCAGATCGCTGCTTGATGAACCAGAGATTGTTACAATCATAGACACTGGATATAAATATCTTTACGATGTCCAGGTCTGCCAAAGTAATGAGGAAATTTGGACAAAAGGAAAAGACAGCCTCTTGAAACTCTTCAAAATCCATCCAGTGTCACTACTTCGGTCTGTGAGAACAGAGTCTGGAAACACACCAGAGGAGATAGCTCTGACATACGATGGAGACCTAGTTTATTCTGATTACGATGAGAGAACTGTAAATATTGTCAAGAATGAACAGATAGAGGAAGTGATCAGATTAGAGAGCTGGAGACCTGTTAGCATCTGCCACACCTCCTCTGGAGACCTCCTGGTTACAATGGACAGTGATGATAACAAACATACAAAACTTGTCCACTACTCCGACTTTGCAGAGAAACAaaccattcagtttgatgacGAGAGTAAACCTCTGTATTCCCCTGGATTTTACTTACACATCAGTGAGAACAgaaacctggatatctgtgcaGCTGATGGCTCAGGGGCAGTAGTAGTGGTCAATTCAGCGGGAAAACTTCGATTCAGATACACTGGACATGCGCCTGCTCCAAAGAATGAGTCATTCTACCCAGTAGGAATTGCCACAAACAGTCAGGGTCATATTCTTACATCTGATTACGATAACCAGTGTATCCACATTACAGATGAAGATGGACATTTCCTCCGATTCATTGACTGTGGATTGAGTTATCCTTGGGGACTGAGTACTGATTCAAATGACAATCTGTTTGTTGCCGACAGTAAAAAGAAGAGTGGAAAAATCATCAAATACAGATACCTACAGTGA